A window from Caulobacter sp. X encodes these proteins:
- a CDS encoding aminotransferase class IV, translated as MIAHDAIPFDDRGLLLGEGLFETLLALDGEIRHLDEHLDRMAGGCAVLGLPFDRAEAEGLCRRMVPATGRVALRLTLSGGSGGRGLDRPADLTPRLFARVAAVAPVTTPARAIISSVRRNEGSPASRLKTLSYIDSVLARTEAVAAGADEAVMLNNRGHLVCGAAANLFWVAGGRLFTPALDCGVLPGITRARLLAAQAVEEVAAGPEALERAEAVFLTNSLIGVRPVSRLGDRAFEAHPLVERLRSALPA; from the coding sequence ATGATCGCTCACGACGCCATTCCCTTCGACGATCGCGGGCTTTTGCTGGGCGAGGGTCTGTTCGAGACCCTGCTGGCCTTGGACGGCGAGATCCGTCACCTCGACGAGCACCTCGATCGCATGGCCGGAGGCTGCGCTGTGCTGGGCCTGCCCTTTGATCGCGCCGAGGCGGAGGGGCTGTGTCGCCGCATGGTCCCGGCGACGGGCCGCGTGGCGCTGCGCTTGACCTTGAGCGGCGGATCGGGCGGCCGTGGCCTGGACCGTCCCGCCGACCTGACGCCCCGCCTGTTCGCGCGAGTCGCGGCGGTGGCGCCGGTGACGACGCCGGCGCGGGCGATCATCTCCAGCGTCCGCCGCAACGAAGGCTCTCCGGCCAGTCGCCTGAAGACCCTTTCCTATATCGACAGCGTGCTGGCCCGGACCGAGGCGGTCGCCGCCGGGGCCGACGAGGCGGTGATGCTGAACAATCGCGGCCATCTGGTCTGCGGCGCGGCGGCCAACCTCTTCTGGGTCGCGGGCGGGCGGCTGTTCACGCCGGCGCTCGACTGCGGCGTGCTCCCCGGGATCACCCGGGCGCGGCTGCTGGCGGCGCAGGCCGTCGAGGAGGTCGCCGCGGGGCCCGAGGCGCTGGAGCGCGCCGAGGCGGTGTTCCTGACCAACAGCCTGATCGGCGTGCGTCCCGTCTCGCGCCTGGGCGATCGGGCCTTCGAGGCCCATCCGCTGGTCGAGCGCCTGCGCTCGGCGCTTCCGGCCTAG
- a CDS encoding TadE/TadG family type IV pilus assembly protein gives MAHRPFLDRALAERVGRRLASLRPVRLATRFARAERGATAVEFALVSIPFLLLVMAMIELGLVFLVSLTLENAIIDAGRTIRTGEAQSAKITAADFKTAVCARMNWLGDRCAGALSLDVRTYADFASVSTSNASGTVPDPVSWDPGKAGSIVLVRGYYTWPLVTPLMNTGLQSANGKRIIYAATAFMNEPYEQ, from the coding sequence ATGGCCCATCGCCCCTTTCTCGATCGCGCGCTTGCTGAGCGTGTCGGGCGCCGGCTGGCGAGCCTGCGCCCTGTCCGCCTCGCGACGCGGTTCGCGCGCGCCGAGCGCGGGGCGACCGCCGTCGAGTTCGCTCTCGTCTCGATCCCGTTCCTGCTGCTGGTCATGGCGATGATCGAGCTGGGGCTGGTGTTTCTGGTCTCGCTGACTCTCGAGAACGCCATCATCGACGCCGGCCGCACGATCCGGACCGGCGAGGCCCAAAGCGCCAAGATCACGGCGGCGGATTTCAAGACGGCCGTCTGCGCCAGGATGAACTGGCTGGGCGATCGCTGCGCCGGCGCCCTGTCGCTGGACGTCCGCACCTACGCCGACTTCGCCAGCGTCAGCACTTCGAACGCCAGCGGGACCGTGCCCGACCCCGTCTCCTGGGATCCCGGCAAGGCCGGTTCGATCGTCCTGGTGCGCGGCTACTACACCTGGCCCTTGGTCACGCCGCTGATGAACACCGGCCTGCAGAGCGCCAATGGCAAGCGGATCATCTACGCCGCCACCGCCTTCATGAACGAGCCTTACGAGCAATGA
- a CDS encoding Flp family type IVb pilin — protein MTQLIKAFAKDEAGVAGIQYGLFVAVIAAITMVCVTGLGVVFSPGARVTGVGVGLGGE, from the coding sequence GTGACCCAACTGATCAAGGCCTTCGCCAAGGATGAAGCCGGCGTCGCGGGCATCCAATATGGCCTGTTCGTCGCCGTGATCGCGGCCATCACCATGGTCTGCGTGACCGGGCTGGGCGTCGTGTTCAGCCCCGGCGCGCGCGTCACCGGCGTGGGCGTCGGTCTGGGCGGCGAATAG
- the cpaB gene encoding Flp pilus assembly protein CpaB: protein MSPVRLLIVLIAAVSAIGMAVVLQRALGGKAEKPGAVAAPTAAPAKPMVQVLVAKHDLAVGARLGEADIGWQAWPSDSVNAAFITNGATPPKAEGAVAQAKAAVTSQIIGGDPAKALDGAIVRDPILSGEPITTRKIVRGGEGGYLSVVLTPGKRAVAVPVSADTTAGGFILPGDRVDVIATRDTPMAAGGGRVIVGETVMRNVRVLALDQKTAADKDAKTMVATTATLEVGGAEAEALAAAKAGGPVTLALRAYTDAGAPSGGVAAPAEAAAVRINRGGQTTVMAVRP from the coding sequence ATGAGCCCCGTCCGCCTCCTGATCGTTCTGATCGCCGCCGTCTCGGCCATCGGCATGGCCGTGGTGCTGCAGCGGGCTTTGGGCGGCAAGGCTGAAAAGCCCGGCGCCGTCGCCGCGCCGACCGCCGCGCCGGCCAAGCCGATGGTCCAGGTGCTGGTCGCCAAGCACGATCTCGCCGTCGGCGCGCGCCTGGGCGAGGCCGATATCGGCTGGCAGGCCTGGCCCTCGGACTCCGTCAACGCGGCCTTCATCACCAACGGCGCGACGCCGCCCAAGGCCGAGGGCGCGGTCGCCCAGGCCAAGGCCGCCGTGACCAGCCAGATCATCGGCGGCGACCCCGCCAAGGCGCTGGACGGCGCCATCGTCCGCGATCCCATTCTGTCCGGCGAACCGATCACCACCCGCAAGATCGTGCGAGGCGGGGAAGGCGGCTATCTGTCGGTCGTGCTCACGCCGGGCAAGCGGGCCGTGGCCGTGCCGGTTTCGGCCGACACCACCGCCGGCGGGTTCATCCTGCCCGGCGACCGGGTCGATGTGATCGCGACGCGCGACACGCCGATGGCCGCGGGCGGCGGGCGCGTGATCGTCGGCGAGACCGTGATGCGTAATGTCCGCGTCCTGGCCCTCGATCAGAAGACCGCCGCCGACAAGGACGCCAAGACCATGGTCGCCACGACCGCCACGCTGGAGGTCGGCGGGGCGGAGGCCGAAGCCTTGGCCGCCGCCAAGGCCGGCGGTCCCGTTACCTTGGCCCTGCGCGCCTATACCGACGCCGGCGCGCCGTCCGGCGGCGTGGCCGCGCCGGCCGAAGCCGCCGCCGTGCGGATCAATCGCGGCGGCCAGACCACTGTCATGGCGGTGCGACCGTGA
- a CDS encoding TadE/TadG family type IV pilus assembly protein: MRSRRPSPRRFWRDRRGASAVEFALIAPVLILMYCGMAELTQAMMAQRRVSNITSSIGDLTAQASQTGPARTTDIFNIGAIIMTPFPTSGLKMCLASIVSDANGKNTVAWSRASEAGMTNCPAQGAVLTDVPKAVLSANKSVILARVAYVYSSPIQLVLPKPLTFNRTLYLRPRRVDAVLWSAAS, encoded by the coding sequence ATGAGGTCCCGCCGGCCATCCCCGCGGCGCTTCTGGCGCGACCGGCGCGGCGCCTCGGCCGTGGAGTTCGCCCTGATCGCGCCGGTGCTGATCCTCATGTACTGCGGCATGGCGGAGCTGACCCAGGCGATGATGGCCCAGCGCCGGGTGTCGAACATCACCTCCTCGATCGGCGACCTGACCGCCCAGGCGTCGCAGACGGGGCCGGCTCGGACGACGGACATCTTCAATATCGGCGCGATCATCATGACGCCGTTCCCGACGAGCGGCCTGAAGATGTGCCTCGCCAGCATCGTGTCCGACGCCAATGGCAAGAACACCGTGGCCTGGTCGCGCGCCTCCGAGGCGGGCATGACCAACTGCCCCGCGCAGGGCGCGGTGCTGACCGACGTGCCGAAGGCCGTGCTCTCCGCCAACAAGAGCGTGATCCTGGCGCGCGTGGCCTATGTCTACAGTTCGCCGATCCAGCTGGTCCTACCCAAGCCGCTGACCTTCAACCGCACGCTCTATCTGCGCCCGCGCCGGGTGGACGCGGTGCTGTGGTCGGCGGCGAGCTAG
- a CDS encoding Flp family type IVb pilin has protein sequence MTKFVTRFLKDESGATAIEYGLIVALIAVVIVTAVTSLGTKLSSSFGKAGEAIEKTSTSTPAAG, from the coding sequence ATGACCAAGTTCGTCACGCGCTTCCTGAAGGATGAATCCGGCGCCACGGCCATTGAATACGGCCTGATCGTCGCCCTGATCGCCGTTGTGATCGTGACCGCCGTCACGAGCCTCGGCACGAAGCTCAGCAGCTCGTTCGGCAAGGCCGGCGAGGCGATCGAAAAGACGTCGACGTCGACCCCGGCCGCTGGCTAA
- the pabB gene encoding aminodeoxychorismate synthase, component I produces the protein MRRVAILTAPWREPVWAMAPFRDEPYACALMSGGQGGRWSYLLRAPDQTFSLTADDKIDPFKALSDLLGPRQASDPDGPPFQGGVVGLAAYELGDRIEALGLARSDWPDLACARYPALLAFDHHARQVLAIGRGASEGEADARARAALAWLDAPASARPEPKVPLCPDLAADDPATYEAAVAEVVERILAGEIFQANIARAWKGRLAPGADPFDLFTRLRGQSPAPFSAYLRLPGRAMVSNSPERFLKVSPDGAIETKPIKGTRPRHRDPARDLALAAELLASDKDRAENLMIVDLMRNDLARVSPPGSVRAPELFRIESFANVHHLVSTVTARLAPGRGVADLLRAAFPPGSITGAPKVQAMKVIAGLEPPRGPYCGSLFWVGHDGALDSSVLIRTAALVEDAAGWRVEARAGAGIVADSDPRAERLETEAKIAAIRRALTESLG, from the coding sequence ATGCGCCGCGTCGCCATCCTCACCGCCCCGTGGCGAGAGCCGGTCTGGGCCATGGCGCCCTTCCGGGATGAGCCCTACGCCTGCGCCCTGATGTCGGGCGGGCAGGGCGGGCGGTGGTCGTATCTGCTGCGCGCGCCGGACCAGACGTTCAGCCTGACCGCCGACGACAAGATCGATCCGTTCAAGGCGCTGTCGGACCTGCTGGGGCCGCGCCAGGCGAGCGACCCGGACGGGCCGCCGTTCCAGGGGGGCGTCGTAGGCCTGGCGGCCTACGAGCTGGGCGACCGGATCGAGGCGCTGGGCCTTGCGCGCTCCGACTGGCCGGACCTGGCCTGCGCCCGCTATCCGGCCCTGCTGGCCTTCGACCACCACGCCCGCCAGGTGCTGGCGATCGGCCGGGGCGCGAGCGAGGGCGAGGCGGACGCCCGCGCCCGCGCGGCCCTGGCCTGGCTGGACGCGCCGGCGTCCGCGCGTCCGGAGCCCAAGGTCCCTTTGTGCCCCGACCTCGCCGCCGACGATCCGGCGACCTACGAAGCGGCCGTGGCCGAGGTGGTCGAGCGCATCCTGGCCGGCGAGATCTTCCAGGCCAACATCGCCCGGGCGTGGAAAGGGCGGCTCGCGCCCGGCGCCGATCCGTTCGACCTGTTCACCCGCCTGCGCGGCCAGAGCCCGGCGCCGTTCTCGGCCTATCTGCGGCTGCCGGGCCGGGCGATGGTCTCCAACTCGCCCGAGCGGTTCCTGAAGGTCTCGCCCGACGGGGCGATCGAGACCAAGCCGATCAAGGGCACGCGGCCCCGCCACCGCGATCCGGCGCGGGACCTGGCGCTCGCCGCCGAGCTCCTGGCCAGCGACAAGGACCGGGCCGAGAACCTGATGATCGTCGACCTGATGCGCAACGACCTGGCGCGGGTCAGTCCGCCGGGCAGCGTTCGGGCCCCGGAGCTCTTCCGGATCGAGAGCTTCGCCAACGTCCATCACCTGGTCTCGACGGTCACCGCGCGGCTGGCGCCGGGGCGGGGCGTCGCCGACCTGCTGCGGGCCGCCTTTCCGCCAGGCTCGATCACCGGCGCGCCCAAGGTCCAGGCCATGAAGGTCATCGCGGGCCTTGAGCCGCCGCGTGGCCCCTATTGCGGCTCCCTATTCTGGGTGGGTCATGATGGCGCACTCGACTCCAGCGTGTTGATCCGGACCGCCGCCTTGGTCGAGGATGCCGCCGGCTGGCGGGTCGAGGCGCGCGCTGGCGCGGGGATCGTCGCCGACAGCGACCCGCGCGCCGAGCGGCTCGAAACCGAAGCCAAGATCGCCGCCATCCGGCGCGCGCTGACGGAGAGCCTTGGATGA
- a CDS encoding transposase has protein sequence MASKRYQNRGLRTYWAVHIEAWRLSGLSRAAYCGEHQLKPGVFSSWLKKIGDADALQHKPSSKRKPPPRRSASEVRNRAVQAFWAMHVEAQLWSGLSAAEYASAHRLTPSSLRQWRQRLDEDPLGIDWRELVHPSARPYVGPRRSTSAKARTPESGLTGATRTVRDGDGRSSRRTFNDEQRRAIVAETQAPGATVSAVARKHGVVTSMVFRWRAQMGLGQDQRARLARVRLVGEGLKAAGQAPTAGIPLPIPEGAVAVDLGDGRRVFAPPGSDPDEVRRYVAQREAAR, from the coding sequence GTGGCGTCGAAGCGCTACCAAAACCGAGGACTGCGGACCTACTGGGCGGTCCACATCGAGGCCTGGCGGCTGAGCGGTCTGTCGCGCGCGGCGTACTGCGGCGAGCACCAGCTCAAACCCGGCGTCTTCAGCAGTTGGCTGAAGAAGATCGGTGACGCCGACGCCTTGCAGCACAAGCCTTCGAGCAAGCGAAAGCCTCCGCCGCGACGCTCCGCCAGCGAGGTCCGCAACAGGGCCGTGCAGGCGTTCTGGGCCATGCACGTCGAGGCCCAACTGTGGAGCGGACTGAGCGCCGCAGAGTACGCCAGCGCCCATCGACTGACACCGTCGTCGCTGCGTCAGTGGCGTCAACGCCTGGACGAAGACCCCCTTGGGATCGATTGGCGAGAGCTCGTTCATCCCAGCGCCCGCCCGTATGTGGGCCCCAGACGAAGCACTAGTGCTAAGGCCCGGACGCCGGAATCCGGCTTGACGGGCGCGACCAGGACCGTCCGCGACGGTGATGGTCGGAGTAGCCGCCGGACGTTCAACGACGAGCAAAGGCGCGCCATCGTCGCCGAGACACAGGCGCCCGGCGCCACGGTCAGCGCGGTGGCCAGGAAGCACGGCGTGGTCACCAGCATGGTGTTCCGGTGGCGCGCCCAGATGGGCCTTGGCCAGGACCAGCGCGCCCGGCTGGCTCGCGTTCGCCTGGTTGGCGAAGGCCTCAAGGCAGCGGGCCAGGCGCCCACGGCGGGCATCCCCTTGCCCATTCCCGAAGGCGCGGTGGCGGTCGATCTTGGCGACGGACGCCGGGTCTTCGCGCCGCCCGGGAGCGATCCGGACGAGGTCCGACGGTACGTGGCCCAGCGGGAGGCGGCGCGATGA
- a CDS encoding prepilin peptidase: MQALQISLLMVFPALAIVGALKDLTSYTIPNWVSLALIVAFVPAALASGAGLSAIGLCLAVGFGALVLGMGMFAAGWIGGGDGKLLAACALWMGWPAVAPFLLYTALAGGALTFAVLALRSGWVAPLVAGGPGWVRRLGQQGGDLPYGVAIAAGALIAFPKALLAQGVLG; this comes from the coding sequence ATGCAGGCTCTCCAGATCTCGCTGCTGATGGTCTTTCCGGCCCTGGCTATCGTGGGGGCGTTGAAGGACCTGACCAGCTACACGATCCCCAACTGGGTTTCCCTGGCCCTGATCGTCGCCTTCGTTCCGGCCGCTCTCGCCAGCGGCGCCGGCCTTTCCGCGATCGGCCTTTGCCTGGCCGTCGGCTTCGGCGCGCTGGTGCTGGGCATGGGCATGTTCGCGGCCGGCTGGATTGGCGGCGGCGACGGCAAGCTGCTGGCCGCCTGCGCGCTGTGGATGGGCTGGCCGGCGGTCGCTCCGTTCCTCCTCTACACCGCCCTGGCCGGCGGGGCGCTGACCTTCGCGGTCCTGGCTCTGCGCTCGGGCTGGGTCGCGCCGCTCGTGGCGGGAGGCCCGGGTTGGGTGCGTCGACTGGGCCAGCAGGGCGGTGATTTGCCCTACGGCGTCGCGATCGCCGCGGGCGCCCTGATCGCCTTCCCAAAAGCGCTTTTGGCTCAAGGCGTTCTGGGCTGA
- a CDS encoding IS66 family transposase gives MRLDLENLPTDTALLHQLVREMAGFVGERDGEIERLKAIIKQLQRAQFGRRSERLDADQLALALEDVETDLAAAEARRPDILPAPARAQPKRKSLPDHLPREDRLIDIASPVCACGGALHSIGESVSEMLDWVPAQMRVIRIVRPKYACRACATVVQAPAPERPIDGGLATPALLAQVLVSKYCDHTPLYRQSKIFARHGVDLERSTLAGWVGGACWWLQALHDRLAENLFASGHLFADDTPIPVLDPGRGRTKTGRLWAYTRDDRPWGGPEPPGTVYVYAPDRKGERPAAHLGRFKGVLQVDGYAGFEPLTASGDVKLAACWAHTRRKFYEIAESTKAPVAVEALRRIGELYAIEAQVRGQSAALRRAARQESSRPLVDALHAWFERQLTRVPPRGALAEAIRYALGRWDALSLFLPDGRSDLDNNPVERAIRPIALGRKNHLFAGSDGGGDRWAVVGSLIETAKMNGVEPFAYLRDVLERMVDGHPVNRLDELLPWAWKSGNHVNT, from the coding sequence ATGCGGCTGGATCTCGAAAACCTGCCTACCGACACGGCCTTGCTGCATCAGTTGGTGCGCGAAATGGCTGGCTTCGTCGGTGAGCGGGACGGCGAGATCGAGCGGCTCAAAGCCATCATCAAGCAGCTCCAGCGCGCCCAGTTTGGCCGCCGGTCCGAGCGCCTGGACGCCGATCAACTGGCGCTGGCCCTGGAGGATGTCGAGACCGATCTGGCCGCCGCCGAAGCGCGCCGGCCCGACATCCTGCCGGCGCCCGCGAGGGCTCAGCCCAAGCGCAAATCGCTCCCCGACCACCTGCCGCGCGAAGACCGGTTGATCGATATCGCCAGCCCGGTCTGCGCCTGCGGTGGCGCGCTGCACAGCATCGGCGAGAGCGTCAGCGAGATGCTGGACTGGGTCCCCGCGCAGATGCGGGTGATCCGGATCGTGCGCCCCAAGTATGCCTGCCGGGCCTGCGCCACGGTGGTCCAGGCGCCGGCGCCGGAGCGACCGATCGACGGCGGCCTGGCCACGCCAGCGTTGCTGGCCCAGGTGCTGGTCAGCAAATACTGCGACCACACCCCGCTCTATCGGCAGTCCAAGATCTTTGCTCGGCATGGCGTGGATCTGGAACGCTCGACACTGGCCGGCTGGGTCGGCGGAGCCTGTTGGTGGCTGCAAGCCCTGCACGACAGGCTGGCCGAAAACCTGTTCGCCAGCGGCCATCTGTTCGCCGACGATACGCCGATCCCGGTGCTGGATCCTGGCCGGGGCCGGACCAAAACCGGGCGCCTCTGGGCCTACACCCGTGATGATCGACCCTGGGGCGGACCCGAGCCGCCGGGCACGGTCTATGTCTATGCGCCGGACCGAAAGGGCGAGCGCCCGGCCGCCCATCTGGGCCGGTTCAAGGGCGTTCTCCAGGTCGATGGCTATGCCGGCTTCGAACCGCTGACGGCGTCCGGGGACGTCAAGCTGGCGGCCTGTTGGGCGCACACTCGGCGCAAGTTCTATGAGATCGCCGAGTCCACCAAGGCGCCCGTGGCCGTCGAGGCGTTGCGCCGGATCGGCGAGCTCTACGCCATCGAAGCCCAGGTGCGCGGCCAGTCGGCGGCGCTGCGACGGGCGGCGCGTCAGGAGTCTTCCCGTCCGTTGGTCGATGCCCTGCACGCCTGGTTCGAACGTCAGCTCACCCGCGTGCCGCCGCGCGGCGCCCTGGCCGAGGCCATTCGCTACGCCCTGGGCCGCTGGGACGCCCTCAGCCTGTTCCTCCCCGATGGCCGCAGCGACCTCGACAACAACCCCGTCGAGCGCGCGATCCGGCCTATCGCCCTGGGCCGCAAGAACCACCTGTTCGCCGGCTCGGACGGCGGCGGCGACCGCTGGGCCGTGGTCGGATCGCTGATCGAGACCGCCAAGATGAACGGCGTCGAGCCCTTCGCCTACCTGCGCGATGTGCTCGAGCGCATGGTCGACGGCCACCCCGTCAACCGCCTCGACGAGCTGCTGCCCTGGGCCTGGAAGAGCGGAAATCACGTCAACACCTGA
- the tnpB gene encoding IS66 family insertion sequence element accessory protein TnpB (TnpB, as the term is used for proteins encoded by IS66 family insertion elements, is considered an accessory protein, since TnpC, encoded by a neighboring gene, is a DDE family transposase.), translating to MMIIPSGVKVHLALGQTDMRKGFDGLSMLVQDLLKEDPFSGHLFAFRGRKADTIKLLYWDGTGLCLFTKRLQRGRFIWPHITTPGGCVVLTPAQLAMLIEGIDWRFPERTWRPAIAG from the coding sequence ATGATGATCATCCCCTCCGGCGTGAAGGTGCATCTGGCGCTGGGTCAAACCGATATGCGCAAGGGCTTCGACGGCCTGTCGATGCTGGTGCAAGACCTGCTGAAGGAAGACCCGTTCTCGGGCCACTTGTTCGCCTTCCGGGGACGAAAGGCCGACACCATCAAGCTGCTCTACTGGGACGGAACGGGGCTGTGCCTGTTCACCAAGCGACTGCAACGCGGGCGCTTCATCTGGCCCCATATCACCACGCCAGGCGGCTGCGTCGTGCTCACGCCCGCACAACTGGCCATGCTGATCGAAGGCATCGACTGGCGGTTCCCAGAGCGCACCTGGAGGCCCGCCATCGCCGGCTGA
- a CDS encoding type II and III secretion system protein family protein: MSRRLLTIHLAALLGLSTATPVLADGPAPGTHVYPTAPRAVSRSAPPAAAPAVTNGQVSRVVLTADQTAATLELAKGKSAIVELPSDVRDLLVTSPAVADAVLRDRRRVYIVGLAEGVTDAAFFDDVGRRILSLSIKVAQPVDQLADTLNRVLPEAKIEVRPIRDSVVLSGVVRTPAQSEAAARIAAQFTGSPDKVLNMLSIAGKDQVMLQVRIVEVQRNVIKQLGVSTDNLLNDGFKSYTVGRENTFGVNGALLGGGGACYGRDNLRKSNFSNSSNGSTQTTVNASTGDAANGTTSAVSNAVSSAASAAWSATTGNSLGACLAAFERVGLVRTLAEPNLTAVSGEAGHFLVGGEFPVPTGSDNTGRIAIEFKPYGVGLGYTPVVMSGGRISLKLSTEVSELSSLGAFTLSNGTASRSLTVPGLSVRRAETTVELPSGGSLMIAGLLQQTTRQAIDSLPGMTNMPILGSLFRSRDFLNGETELVIIVTPYIVDPTKPRDLQTPADGLAIAGDMSTVLMGRLNQVVKAPPGANAGRAYQGPVGYVIE; the protein is encoded by the coding sequence GTGAGCCGCCGTCTGCTGACCATTCACCTCGCGGCGCTGCTGGGCCTGAGCACGGCGACGCCCGTCCTGGCCGACGGACCGGCACCGGGCACGCATGTCTATCCGACGGCGCCGCGCGCCGTGTCGCGCTCGGCGCCGCCCGCCGCCGCGCCGGCCGTCACGAACGGCCAAGTCTCGCGCGTCGTCCTGACCGCCGACCAGACCGCCGCGACCCTGGAGCTGGCCAAGGGCAAGTCGGCGATCGTCGAACTGCCCTCCGACGTCCGCGACCTGCTGGTCACCAGTCCCGCCGTCGCGGACGCCGTGCTGCGCGACCGCCGCCGCGTCTACATCGTGGGTCTGGCCGAGGGCGTCACCGACGCGGCCTTCTTCGACGACGTCGGCCGCCGGATCCTGTCGCTGTCCATCAAGGTCGCCCAGCCCGTCGACCAACTGGCCGACACCCTGAACCGCGTGCTGCCCGAGGCGAAGATCGAGGTCCGGCCGATCCGCGACAGCGTGGTCCTGAGCGGCGTGGTCCGCACGCCGGCCCAGTCCGAAGCGGCCGCCCGCATCGCCGCCCAGTTCACCGGCTCGCCGGACAAGGTGCTGAACATGCTCAGCATCGCCGGCAAGGACCAGGTGATGCTGCAGGTCCGCATCGTCGAGGTGCAGCGCAACGTCATCAAGCAGCTGGGCGTCTCGACCGACAATCTGCTGAACGACGGCTTCAAGTCCTACACCGTGGGGCGGGAGAACACCTTCGGCGTCAACGGCGCCTTGCTGGGCGGCGGCGGCGCCTGCTACGGCCGCGACAATCTTCGCAAGAGCAATTTCAGCAACAGCAGCAACGGTTCGACCCAGACCACGGTCAACGCTTCGACCGGCGACGCCGCGAACGGGACGACCAGCGCGGTGAGCAACGCGGTCAGCAGCGCGGCCTCCGCCGCCTGGTCGGCCACCACGGGCAACAGCCTGGGCGCCTGCCTGGCCGCCTTCGAGCGGGTGGGCCTGGTGCGCACCCTGGCCGAGCCGAACCTGACGGCGGTCTCCGGCGAGGCCGGCCACTTCCTGGTCGGCGGCGAGTTTCCGGTGCCGACCGGCAGCGACAACACCGGCCGGATCGCGATCGAGTTCAAGCCGTACGGCGTGGGCCTGGGCTACACGCCCGTGGTGATGTCCGGCGGCCGCATCTCGCTGAAGCTGTCGACCGAGGTGTCGGAGCTGTCCAGCCTGGGCGCCTTCACGCTCAGCAACGGTACGGCGTCGCGGTCGCTGACCGTGCCAGGCCTGTCGGTGCGCCGCGCCGAGACCACGGTCGAGCTGCCCTCCGGCGGGTCGCTGATGATCGCCGGCCTCCTGCAACAGACCACCAGGCAGGCGATCGACTCCCTGCCGGGCATGACCAACATGCCGATCCTGGGCTCGCTGTTCCGGTCGCGCGACTTCCTGAACGGCGAGACCGAGCTGGTCATCATCGTCACGCCCTACATCGTCGACCCGACCAAGCCGCGCGACCTGCAGACGCCGGCCGACGGCCTGGCGATCGCCGGGGACATGAGCACGGTGCTGATGGGTCGGCTGAACCAGGTCGTCAAGGCGCCGCCGGGCGCCAATGCGGGGCGCGCCTACCAGGGCCCCGTGGGCTATGTGATCGAGTAG